The following coding sequences are from one Paenibacillus sp. FSL R5-0912 window:
- a CDS encoding P-II family nitrogen regulator, which produces MLMIKAIVRPEKADEVMAELLLAGFPSISKMDLLGRGKQKGIQVGTNHYNQISKKLLMIVVQDDEKDDVISIIMRTARTGEHGSFGDGKIFVLPVQEVFTISNGKNQL; this is translated from the coding sequence ATGTTAATGATCAAAGCTATAGTACGGCCGGAGAAAGCGGATGAGGTCATGGCTGAATTACTGCTTGCCGGCTTCCCCTCCATCAGCAAAATGGACCTGCTCGGACGCGGTAAGCAAAAGGGAATACAGGTCGGAACCAACCATTACAATCAAATTTCCAAGAAGCTTCTGATGATCGTAGTCCAGGATGATGAGAAGGATGACGTCATCAGCATTATTATGCGCACAGCAAGAACCGGTGAGCATGGCTCATTCGGCGACGGCAAAATTTTTGTCCTGCCCGTACAGGAGGTCTTCACTATCAGCAACGGTAAAAACCAGCTGTAA
- a CDS encoding glycosyltransferase family 4 protein: MRICIIAPEQFPVPGDGSVEICIWNIARRLARRHKVTIVSRRSPGLSDTDEIEQVRFIRLPSGTPARYRSSVLGYLEAAEPFELIQIDNRPLLLAAVKRRHPSTPVLLFLHSLTFVPPESRIARSLALADAVAANSRSLQQRLARRFPGIPGKLRVVPLGADLSRFVPVPAHEKARLRALYGLAPGFTVLFVGRVIPRKGVPVLIRAMHRLNRHMPARLVIAGDGKPAYLRQLKVLARRLGVRVSFLGNIPHEDIHSLYQAADCFICPSQRHESFGLVNVEAMATGLPVIASRNGGIREIIDSGHNGYLVERYRDPAPFAKRMLMIGRNPLLAARIGMQGRSDALQMFEWQHTVELLENLYLKLVPQ, translated from the coding sequence ATGCGTATCTGCATCATTGCACCCGAACAGTTCCCGGTTCCAGGGGATGGCTCTGTAGAGATCTGCATCTGGAATATTGCCCGGCGGCTTGCCCGAAGGCACAAGGTAACTATAGTGAGCCGGAGATCGCCGGGACTCTCTGACACTGACGAAATAGAGCAGGTCAGGTTCATCCGCCTTCCTTCCGGCACCCCTGCCCGGTACCGCAGCTCGGTTCTCGGATATCTGGAGGCGGCAGAACCCTTTGAACTGATTCAGATCGATAACCGGCCGCTGCTGTTGGCCGCCGTCAAACGGCGGCACCCCAGCACTCCGGTGCTGCTGTTCCTGCATTCCCTGACCTTCGTGCCTCCGGAATCCAGAATCGCCCGCAGCCTCGCCCTGGCGGACGCTGTCGCGGCTAATAGCCGCTCCCTGCAGCAGCGGCTCGCACGGCGGTTCCCCGGCATCCCGGGCAAGCTCCGCGTTGTTCCGCTGGGAGCGGACCTGTCCCGCTTCGTCCCCGTGCCGGCGCACGAGAAGGCACGCCTGCGTGCGCTGTACGGCCTGGCTCCCGGCTTCACCGTCTTGTTCGTAGGCCGGGTAATCCCGCGCAAGGGAGTACCTGTGCTGATCCGGGCCATGCACCGGCTGAACAGGCATATGCCCGCCCGGCTAGTGATCGCCGGAGACGGCAAGCCGGCTTACCTCCGGCAGCTTAAGGTACTCGCGCGCCGGCTGGGCGTGCGCGTGTCTTTCCTGGGGAATATCCCGCATGAGGATATTCACAGCCTGTATCAGGCCGCAGACTGCTTCATCTGCCCTTCCCAGCGGCATGAGTCCTTCGGCCTCGTGAATGTGGAGGCCATGGCCACGGGACTTCCGGTGATCGCCTCGCGAAACGGCGGAATCCGGGAGATTATTGATTCCGGCCATAACGGATATCTGGTGGAGAGATACCGGGACCCCGCTCCTTTCGCCAAGCGAATGCTGATGATCGGCCGCAATCCTCTGCTCGCGGCTAGGATCGGGATGCAGGGGCGGAGCGATGCGCTGCAGATGTTCGAATGGCAGCATACTGTAGAGCTGCTGGAGAATCTCTACCTGAAGCTGGTACCGCAATAA
- a CDS encoding PAS domain-containing protein encodes MDNLAENRIILDQAFLMSPVGMAILSSEGDRWVMVNPAFCTMLGCSEPEFLAGALSGTGRIRPEEQRGFSLPDIMKELSQTNGQPLVKELRFPGSGGRPFWLSLTFVPAEAGRIDRNIIVYAQDVTDRKIADQLTVDSRDLYNLFIKDDQSMISFSLPDGTLSFISPSSFPQLGYLPEEMIGRNRAEFYHPDDIDGISSSNGLLKNDTYSRRLRHKEGYYLWFEMSFHEIREENGEITRIMGIGRNVNGRKQSEEALAAAQRVARIGSWGWDLTKGKLSFSEELRRILQNAVGADNVDYDTFLALVHPEDLTLLQAAVERAVIKGESGDTSYRLILPKGDILAVHIQWDVTFGPGGQPVQLIGMMQDVTERMQMELLLLESERNFRLMSENSLDLISRHAIKDSIFLYCSPVSRSLLGYEPEEMIGTSAYHYLHPDDLDMMRDIMSKSVNSGCIPPVSYRYRHKNGSYIWFETNSRYIFDEQGHAVEIIAVGRNITERREFESKLQENEQRYKSLFEYNPSAVYSMNLQGAYLTANANLEKLSGYSLDELLGNYFGPLVADKDIGKTLHHFTLATQGKPQSYDLTLIHKDGHLVEINTTNIPIIVDRQVVGVYGISRDITDHIRYTEQIEKLSNDYTLILNSVSEGIFGLDTGGRVTFINPAGAQMLGFEYGEITGLPYLDHLQQTALDGIHYRPEESPLMRAVRAGESHQSKDAVLWRKDGSSFLAEYQVTPLFDKGERKGAVVVFRDITDEKEIIRAKELAEKADQAKSEFLAIMSHELRTPMNGIIGMTDLLTETELNEEQRGYAEIISDSSASLLYILNEILDFSKIEAGKMTLTHEPVSLEGLLESVTDLFTPKAREKGIELSCHMAPDVPELIMGDAARLRQVLVNLVSNAVKFTEKGQVSIHLGTEYCRDRRKLILKFSVLDTGIGIPPEKQPLLFQSFSQLHPFINRKYGGTGLGLAICKRLVELMGGAITVESVEGEGSDFYFTLPIDIDIDPDGEWAESADSADSDQHVSIPVTPADPGGSNGISLEHEAAGKELLLPAQRVLQHCRNRVSL; translated from the coding sequence ATGGATAACTTGGCAGAGAATAGAATCATTCTGGATCAAGCATTCCTAATGTCTCCAGTGGGGATGGCTATACTGTCTTCTGAAGGAGACCGCTGGGTCATGGTTAACCCTGCTTTTTGCACGATGCTTGGCTGCAGTGAACCGGAGTTTCTCGCGGGCGCTTTATCCGGGACAGGCCGGATCCGGCCGGAAGAGCAGCGCGGATTCTCTTTACCCGATATCATGAAGGAGCTGTCGCAGACCAACGGGCAGCCTCTTGTGAAAGAGCTGCGTTTCCCGGGCAGCGGCGGGCGGCCGTTCTGGCTCTCCCTTACGTTTGTTCCGGCAGAAGCAGGACGGATAGACCGGAATATTATTGTATATGCACAGGATGTTACGGACCGCAAGATTGCTGACCAGCTGACAGTAGACAGCCGCGATCTGTATAACTTATTTATAAAAGATGATCAGAGCATGATTTCCTTCTCGCTGCCGGACGGGACGTTAAGCTTTATTTCCCCCTCCTCCTTCCCGCAGCTCGGGTATCTGCCGGAGGAGATGATCGGAAGAAACCGGGCAGAATTCTATCATCCGGATGATATTGACGGGATCAGCAGTTCCAATGGCTTGTTGAAGAATGATACCTACAGCCGCCGTTTGCGCCATAAGGAGGGGTATTATCTATGGTTTGAGATGTCTTTTCATGAAATCCGCGAGGAGAACGGTGAAATCACTCGAATCATGGGGATCGGGCGTAATGTGAACGGGCGCAAGCAGAGTGAGGAAGCTCTAGCTGCTGCCCAGCGGGTAGCCAGAATAGGTTCATGGGGCTGGGATTTGACCAAGGGCAAACTTTCTTTCTCGGAAGAGCTGCGGCGTATTCTACAGAATGCTGTCGGGGCTGACAATGTCGATTATGATACTTTTCTGGCGCTGGTCCATCCGGAGGATCTTACACTCCTGCAAGCTGCGGTGGAGCGTGCTGTAATCAAGGGGGAGTCCGGGGACACGTCTTACCGGCTGATTCTGCCGAAGGGAGACATCCTTGCGGTACATATCCAGTGGGATGTAACCTTCGGGCCGGGAGGCCAGCCGGTTCAGCTTATCGGCATGATGCAGGATGTTACCGAGCGGATGCAGATGGAGTTGCTGCTGCTGGAGAGCGAACGCAACTTCCGCCTGATGTCAGAGAATTCCCTCGATCTGATTTCCCGCCACGCCATTAAGGATAGTATATTCTTGTACTGCTCACCGGTCAGCCGTTCGCTGCTCGGTTATGAGCCGGAAGAGATGATCGGCACCAGCGCATATCATTATTTGCATCCGGACGATCTCGATATGATGAGAGACATCATGTCCAAGAGCGTGAATTCCGGGTGTATCCCGCCGGTCTCCTACCGCTATCGCCATAAGAACGGCAGCTATATCTGGTTCGAAACGAACAGCCGTTATATTTTTGATGAACAGGGGCATGCGGTTGAGATTATTGCTGTCGGCCGGAATATTACAGAACGCAGAGAGTTCGAGTCGAAGCTGCAGGAGAATGAGCAGCGTTATAAATCTTTATTCGAGTACAATCCCTCAGCCGTATATTCCATGAATCTGCAAGGTGCCTATCTGACGGCTAATGCCAATCTGGAGAAGCTGAGCGGGTATTCGCTGGACGAGCTGCTGGGCAATTATTTCGGGCCGCTTGTGGCTGACAAGGATATCGGGAAGACGCTGCATCATTTCACTCTGGCTACCCAAGGCAAACCCCAGAGTTATGATCTGACGCTGATTCATAAGGATGGACATCTGGTGGAGATCAACACGACCAATATTCCTATTATTGTGGACAGGCAGGTTGTAGGTGTGTATGGAATTTCCCGCGACATTACAGACCATATCAGGTATACCGAGCAGATTGAGAAGCTGAGCAATGATTACACTCTGATCCTGAACTCGGTCTCCGAAGGGATATTTGGTCTGGATACCGGAGGGAGAGTGACCTTCATCAATCCTGCAGGCGCACAGATGCTGGGCTTTGAATATGGAGAGATCACAGGCCTTCCTTACCTGGACCACCTTCAACAGACGGCGCTGGACGGCATTCATTACCGGCCGGAGGAATCACCACTGATGCGGGCGGTGCGGGCAGGGGAATCTCATCAGAGCAAAGATGCGGTGCTGTGGCGCAAGGACGGCTCCAGCTTTCTGGCCGAATATCAGGTTACGCCGCTGTTTGACAAGGGCGAGCGCAAGGGAGCAGTCGTTGTCTTCCGTGACATTACCGATGAGAAGGAGATTATTAGAGCGAAGGAACTGGCAGAGAAAGCAGACCAGGCTAAATCGGAATTCCTGGCCATCATGAGCCATGAACTGCGGACGCCGATGAATGGAATTATAGGGATGACAGATCTGCTCACGGAGACGGAGCTTAATGAGGAGCAGCGGGGATATGCTGAGATCATTAGCGACAGCAGCGCGTCCCTGTTATATATTCTTAATGAAATTCTGGATTTCAGCAAAATAGAAGCCGGTAAAATGACGCTTACCCATGAGCCGGTCAGCCTGGAAGGACTGCTTGAAAGCGTAACGGATCTGTTCACGCCCAAAGCCCGGGAGAAAGGCATTGAACTCTCCTGCCATATGGCTCCTGATGTGCCGGAGCTGATTATGGGCGATGCCGCCCGCCTGCGCCAAGTGCTGGTGAACCTCGTCAGCAATGCGGTCAAATTCACGGAGAAGGGGCAAGTCTCTATCCATCTCGGTACGGAATACTGCCGGGACCGCAGGAAGCTGATACTGAAATTCAGTGTGCTGGATACAGGAATCGGAATTCCGCCGGAGAAACAGCCGCTGTTGTTCCAGTCCTTCTCCCAGCTTCATCCGTTCATCAACCGCAAATATGGGGGAACCGGACTGGGCCTCGCGATCTGCAAACGGCTGGTTGAGCTGATGGGCGGAGCGATCACCGTGGAGAGCGTTGAAGGAGAAGGCTCGGATTTCTATTTCACACTACCCATAGATATTGACATCGATCCTGATGGTGAGTGGGCGGAATCAGCTGATTCTGCTGACTCCGATCAGCATGTATCTATACCGGTTACCCCGGCAGATCCAGGGGGATCGAACGGAATCAGCCTTGAGCATGAGGCTGCCGGCAAGGAACTGCTGCTTCCTGCGCAACGTGTATTGCAGCATTGCCGGAATAGGGTATCCCTATGA
- a CDS encoding C39 family peptidase: MSGQPSSRQLKAEPYTQWEAGVASPASACGPATMAALMEYWHTRMGRLFIPGAGHFDSKAAHINYIYTHHGGTPWGMSVRSFAKGLRAYISHAATRGKDSSGLLTVSVFNDIAKYKAEIDASRPVALKFDKWFSLRWRGSYVYDYHWVLGIGYEDHADGTCTLVVHDNGVRHPGRGYIPGQERRISYTANQAILTMVALNIAESLEAP; the protein is encoded by the coding sequence ATGAGCGGACAGCCGTCCAGCCGGCAGTTGAAGGCGGAACCTTACACGCAGTGGGAAGCGGGAGTAGCCTCTCCCGCCTCAGCCTGCGGTCCGGCAACTATGGCCGCGCTTATGGAATATTGGCACACGCGTATGGGCAGGCTGTTTATTCCGGGGGCCGGTCATTTTGATTCCAAAGCAGCACATATCAATTACATATACACGCATCATGGCGGAACACCTTGGGGGATGAGTGTGCGCAGCTTCGCCAAAGGTCTCCGGGCCTACATCAGCCATGCTGCTACGCGCGGGAAGGATAGCTCCGGACTGCTTACGGTATCCGTATTTAATGATATCGCAAAATACAAAGCCGAGATCGATGCCTCGCGGCCTGTAGCGCTTAAATTTGATAAATGGTTCAGCCTCCGCTGGCGGGGAAGTTATGTCTATGATTATCATTGGGTGCTTGGAATCGGTTATGAGGATCATGCTGATGGCACATGTACGCTGGTTGTCCATGACAATGGGGTACGCCATCCGGGCCGCGGGTATATTCCTGGCCAGGAGCGGCGTATTTCATATACAGCGAATCAGGCAATCCTTACGATGGTTGCGCTTAACATAGCGGAATCTTTAGAGGCACCTTAA
- the pulA gene encoding type I pullulanase: MSVQKEMKEPIYYGDPAATSGISVFDREFDELFSYDGSDLGLSYSVTGSAFCLWAPTAQEAELVLYESWQEAAGQHIPMIRDVRGTWRITVPGDLNGKFYTYRVRLGDLWNEAADPYARAVGVNGDRGAVLDMRMTDPEHWTQDLPPLEDPVDAVIYELHLRDLSMHPASGITHKGQYLGLAEAGTRGPEGIPTGLDHIAALGVTHVQLLPVYDYATESVDETRLDQPHYNWGYDPKNYNVPEGSYATDPYVPGLRIKELKTMIQALHDRGLRVIMDVVYNHVYDGFRVNFTKLVPGYYLRYKEDGRLSNGSGCGNDTASERKMMSRFIVESVVYWAEEYHIDGFRFDLMGLLDIGTMTEIRRRLDELDPSLMTIGEGWVMDTELAEDLRANQRHANELPGIGHFNDGYRDAVKGNIFLHDQKGFISGGSGFERNVKAGIAGGIYYGPGLGQYAQEPQQSVNYVECHDNHTLWDKLLLSTGGITDEQRCAMHHLASAMILTSQGIPFIHAGQEFMRTKDGIENSYKSPVEYNWLDWERCAAHAESVDYMKRLIALRAARPAFRLRTADEIRDHLVFEESPAHSVAFSLRDHPGGDSAQHLYILYNANPDGAVLELPMLGQWRVLFGEEHAGQLDSGILAARGIGMIVLAVL, from the coding sequence TTGTCCGTACAAAAGGAAATGAAGGAACCAATCTATTATGGTGATCCGGCGGCTACCAGCGGTATATCCGTGTTTGACCGGGAATTTGATGAACTGTTCAGCTACGACGGGAGCGATCTTGGCTTGAGCTACTCAGTGACCGGCTCGGCGTTCTGTTTATGGGCGCCTACCGCCCAGGAAGCAGAGCTTGTGCTCTATGAATCCTGGCAGGAGGCAGCCGGACAGCATATTCCTATGATCCGGGATGTCCGGGGAACCTGGAGAATCACCGTTCCCGGTGACCTGAACGGGAAATTCTACACCTACCGTGTGCGGCTGGGCGATTTGTGGAATGAAGCAGCAGATCCCTACGCCCGTGCTGTCGGCGTGAATGGTGACAGAGGTGCGGTTCTTGATATGCGTATGACAGATCCTGAGCATTGGACGCAGGATCTGCCGCCGCTGGAGGATCCGGTTGATGCGGTGATCTATGAGCTTCATCTGCGCGACCTGTCCATGCATCCCGCCAGCGGGATTACGCATAAAGGACAATATTTAGGCCTGGCAGAAGCCGGGACACGCGGCCCTGAAGGGATTCCGACCGGCCTTGACCATATTGCGGCCCTTGGGGTGACTCATGTGCAGCTGCTCCCTGTCTACGATTATGCTACGGAGAGCGTGGATGAGACCCGGCTGGATCAGCCGCATTATAATTGGGGATACGATCCCAAGAACTATAATGTGCCTGAAGGCTCCTATGCTACAGACCCGTATGTGCCGGGTCTGCGCATCAAGGAACTGAAGACGATGATACAGGCGCTGCATGACCGCGGCCTGCGTGTCATAATGGATGTTGTCTACAATCATGTCTATGACGGGTTCCGCGTGAATTTTACCAAGCTGGTTCCCGGCTATTATCTGCGCTATAAAGAGGACGGCAGGCTGTCCAACGGCTCCGGCTGCGGTAACGACACCGCTTCTGAACGCAAGATGATGTCACGTTTCATCGTGGAGTCGGTCGTCTACTGGGCTGAGGAATATCATATCGACGGCTTCCGCTTCGATCTGATGGGCTTGCTTGATATTGGCACCATGACAGAAATCCGCCGCCGGCTCGATGAGCTTGATCCTTCCCTGATGACTATAGGGGAGGGCTGGGTGATGGACACGGAGCTTGCAGAGGATCTCCGCGCCAACCAGCGCCATGCCAATGAGCTGCCGGGCATCGGACATTTCAACGACGGTTACCGCGATGCGGTCAAAGGTAATATTTTTCTGCATGACCAGAAAGGCTTCATTAGCGGCGGTAGCGGCTTTGAACGGAATGTGAAGGCCGGGATTGCCGGAGGGATCTACTACGGGCCGGGCCTCGGGCAATACGCCCAGGAGCCGCAGCAAAGTGTTAACTATGTGGAGTGCCATGACAACCACACGTTATGGGATAAGCTTCTGCTGTCCACCGGAGGGATAACGGATGAACAGCGCTGCGCCATGCACCACTTAGCCTCAGCGATGATCCTGACCAGCCAGGGGATTCCCTTCATCCATGCCGGGCAGGAGTTCATGCGGACCAAGGACGGGATCGAGAACAGCTATAAATCGCCCGTGGAGTACAACTGGCTGGACTGGGAACGCTGCGCCGCCCATGCAGAATCTGTAGATTACATGAAGCGGCTGATTGCGCTGCGCGCGGCACGTCCCGCCTTCCGGCTGCGGACTGCCGATGAAATCCGGGACCATCTGGTCTTCGAGGAGTCTCCGGCGCATTCGGTTGCCTTCTCGCTAAGAGATCATCCCGGGGGAGATTCCGCACAGCATCTCTACATCCTGTACAATGCCAATCCGGATGGGGCCGTTCTTGAGCTGCCCATGCTGGGGCAATGGAGGGTTCTGTTCGGCGAGGAGCATGCGGGACAGCTGGACAGCGGCATTTTAGCGGCTAGAGGCATTGGAATGATTGTACTTGCTGTGCTGTAA
- a CDS encoding PadR family transcriptional regulator, with amino-acid sequence MISSDVIRGYNDTMILYMLLDGESYGYEISKNIRKLSEEKYIMKETTLYSAFTRLEKNGYIDSFYLDETFGKRRTYYRITPQGRAYYRAKCEEWQVTQEVINKFIKEL; translated from the coding sequence TTGATCAGCAGTGACGTTATCCGGGGATACAACGATACGATGATCCTCTACATGCTTCTGGACGGGGAGTCTTACGGCTATGAGATCTCCAAGAATATACGGAAGCTCTCGGAAGAGAAATACATTATGAAGGAAACCACGCTCTATTCCGCATTCACCCGGCTGGAGAAGAACGGATACATCGATTCATTTTATCTGGATGAGACTTTTGGAAAAAGGCGCACTTATTACCGTATCACTCCCCAGGGACGGGCGTATTACCGCGCCAAATGCGAGGAATGGCAAGTTACGCAAGAAGTCATCAACAAATTCATAAAGGAGCTGTGA
- a CDS encoding permease prefix domain 1-containing protein — MDTIIGYLNNMFASLPRTEQMHKLKQELLGNMEEKYHELKDDGKSENEAVGIVISEFGNIDELISELGIGEYPKEELVPMLTEMETEEFIAAKRRSGLLIGLGTGLIMVGAGLLILIASLGENGFMSSVFSEDAMSMIGVGFLLVLLVPAIAMFIYSGMRMEKYKFMESGFSLPYHLQAEVERKQSAFAATYMLSLIMGVSLCVLSPIAIFVASAFGDDASSYGVVILLAVVAVAVFLFVYYGSIRGAYQMLLKTGDFSKEKKEEDRVIGAVASIVWPLVTCAFLVSGFVYDQWHINWIVFPVTGILFGVFSAAYTIIKGKNPA; from the coding sequence TTGGATACAATTATAGGTTATCTGAACAATATGTTCGCTTCTCTGCCCAGGACGGAACAGATGCATAAGCTGAAGCAGGAGCTGCTTGGCAACATGGAGGAGAAGTATCACGAACTGAAGGATGACGGGAAGTCGGAGAACGAAGCGGTAGGTATCGTCATTTCCGAATTCGGCAATATTGATGAGCTGATCAGCGAGCTGGGGATTGGGGAGTACCCTAAGGAAGAGCTGGTTCCGATGCTTACTGAAATGGAGACGGAGGAATTCATTGCTGCCAAAAGGAGATCAGGGCTGCTTATAGGTCTTGGCACAGGGCTGATTATGGTGGGCGCCGGCCTGCTCATTCTGATTGCGAGTCTTGGGGAGAACGGGTTTATGAGCTCTGTCTTTTCGGAGGATGCGATGAGCATGATCGGGGTAGGCTTTCTGTTAGTTCTGCTGGTTCCGGCTATTGCGATGTTTATCTACAGCGGCATGCGAATGGAAAAATATAAATTTATGGAGTCCGGATTCAGTTTGCCTTACCATCTGCAGGCTGAGGTTGAGCGGAAACAGTCCGCTTTTGCCGCAACCTATATGCTGTCGCTCATCATGGGAGTCAGCCTGTGCGTATTATCGCCAATTGCTATTTTTGTAGCTTCAGCCTTTGGAGATGACGCTTCTTCGTATGGGGTAGTGATTCTGCTGGCTGTGGTGGCAGTAGCTGTATTCCTCTTTGTCTATTACGGGAGTATCCGGGGAGCGTATCAGATGCTGCTGAAAACCGGGGATTTCAGTAAAGAAAAGAAGGAAGAGGACCGGGTCATCGGTGCAGTAGCCTCCATCGTCTGGCCGCTGGTTACCTGCGCCTTTCTGGTCAGCGGGTTTGTGTACGATCAGTGGCACATCAACTGGATTGTGTTTCCGGTTACGGGGATATTATTCGGGGTATTCAGCGCCGCCTATACTATTATAAAGGGGAAAAATCCGGCCTAA
- a CDS encoding glutamate synthase subunit beta, with protein MGKATGFLEYQRRTPAECEPLERIKNWNEFSVPLEEEQLREQGARCMDCGTPFCHVGRLLSGMASGCPLHNLIPEWNDMVYRGNWEVALKRLHKTNNFPEFTGRVCPAPCEGACTVGKNGDSVTIKSIEKSIVDRGFAEGWIVPEPPLTRTGKKVAVVGSGPAGLACAAQLNKAGHSVTVYERADRIGGLLTYGIPNMKLDKKKVQRRVDLLAAEGITFVTRTEIGRDIPAEQLQEEHDAVVLCGGSTKARELPLEGRDLRGIHQAMEFLTLNTKSLLDSGLADGEYLSAAGKDVVVIGGGDTGTDCVATSIRHGCRSVIQLEIMPQSPLTRQPGNPWPEWPKVLKVDYGQQEAASLYEEDPRRYLVNTKRFAGDTNGHVQELHTVRIEWKRTEDGRMMPVEVPGSEEVIQAQLVLLALGFTGPEETVLGQLGVARDERSNVKAEFGTQATSVTGVFTAGDMRRGQSLVVWAINEGRQAAREVDRFLMGSSNLP; from the coding sequence ATGGGTAAAGCAACCGGATTTTTAGAATATCAGCGGCGTACGCCTGCTGAATGCGAGCCTTTGGAACGGATTAAGAATTGGAATGAATTTTCGGTACCTCTGGAAGAAGAGCAGCTGCGGGAGCAAGGTGCCCGCTGCATGGATTGCGGAACACCGTTCTGCCATGTAGGACGTCTGCTTAGCGGGATGGCCAGCGGCTGCCCGCTGCACAACCTCATTCCGGAATGGAATGACATGGTATACCGCGGTAACTGGGAGGTAGCGCTGAAACGGCTGCATAAGACGAATAACTTCCCTGAATTTACAGGACGCGTCTGTCCTGCGCCTTGTGAAGGCGCTTGTACCGTTGGTAAGAATGGCGATTCAGTAACCATTAAATCCATTGAGAAGTCGATTGTAGATAGAGGTTTTGCCGAAGGCTGGATTGTACCTGAGCCGCCGCTTACCCGTACGGGTAAAAAGGTTGCGGTTGTGGGTTCCGGACCCGCAGGACTTGCCTGTGCGGCCCAGCTGAACAAGGCGGGACACAGTGTAACTGTATACGAACGGGCTGACCGGATCGGCGGACTGCTGACCTACGGCATTCCGAACATGAAGCTGGACAAGAAGAAGGTACAGCGCCGGGTGGACCTGCTGGCGGCCGAAGGAATTACCTTCGTTACACGGACCGAAATCGGCCGGGATATCCCTGCGGAGCAGCTGCAGGAAGAGCATGATGCCGTAGTTCTCTGCGGCGGATCTACCAAGGCGCGGGAGCTTCCGCTGGAAGGCCGGGATTTGCGCGGCATCCATCAGGCGATGGAGTTCCTGACCCTGAATACGAAGAGCCTGCTGGATTCCGGACTGGCTGACGGCGAATACCTGTCGGCGGCAGGCAAGGATGTTGTTGTTATCGGCGGTGGTGATACAGGTACGGACTGTGTAGCTACCTCTATCCGCCATGGTTGCCGAAGCGTCATCCAGCTGGAGATTATGCCACAGTCGCCGCTCACCCGTCAGCCGGGCAATCCTTGGCCAGAGTGGCCGAAGGTGCTGAAGGTCGATTACGGGCAGCAGGAGGCCGCTTCTCTATATGAAGAAGATCCGCGCCGCTATCTTGTGAACACCAAGCGCTTCGCCGGCGACACGAACGGACATGTGCAGGAGCTGCATACCGTGCGCATTGAATGGAAGCGTACGGAGGACGGCCGGATGATGCCGGTTGAAGTGCCGGGCAGTGAAGAGGTTATTCAGGCGCAACTGGTGCTGCTGGCGCTGGGGTTCACCGGACCGGAGGAAACGGTACTTGGACAGCTGGGTGTAGCACGCGATGAGCGCTCCAATGTTAAGGCTGAATTTGGCACGCAGGCCACGAGTGTGACGGGTGTCTTCACTGCCGGCGACATGCGGCGCGGCCAGAGCCTAGTGGTCTGGGCAATTAACGAGGGCCGGCAGGCTGCCCGTGAAGTGGACCGCTTCCTGATGGGCTCGTCCAACCTGCCATGA
- the yfcE gene encoding phosphodiesterase — MKLMFISDIHGSLHWLEQALAKAEEEQPHTLVILGDFLYHGPRNPLPEGYNPQGVADKLNAYGKSLVAVRGNCDAEVDQMLLQFPMMGDYVMILHEGRKIYATHGHGFSIDNLPALSPRDVFIQGHTHLPVADMREGIVVLNPGSISLPKENNPNSYGILDNGEFSIKDFAGNVIKHITL; from the coding sequence ATGAAACTGATGTTTATTTCCGATATTCACGGGTCCCTGCACTGGCTGGAGCAGGCATTGGCCAAGGCGGAGGAGGAGCAGCCGCACACGCTGGTTATTCTGGGAGACTTCCTGTATCACGGGCCGAGAAATCCGCTGCCCGAGGGTTATAATCCACAGGGGGTCGCCGACAAGCTGAATGCTTACGGTAAATCGCTGGTTGCCGTGAGAGGGAACTGTGATGCTGAAGTAGACCAGATGCTGCTGCAGTTCCCGATGATGGGCGACTACGTAATGATTCTTCATGAGGGTCGTAAGATTTACGCTACGCACGGGCATGGATTCAGCATCGATAACTTGCCGGCGCTGTCCCCGAGGGATGTGTTCATCCAGGGACATACACATCTGCCGGTGGCGGATATGAGGGAAGGCATTGTCGTGCTTAACCCCGGATCGATCTCCCTGCCCAAAGAGAACAATCCCAATTCTTACGGAATCCTGGACAATGGTGAATTCAGCATCAAGGATTTCGCCGGCAATGTCATTAAGCATATTACACTGTAA